One Bacteroidota bacterium genomic region harbors:
- a CDS encoding SDR family oxidoreductase, translating into MTGKICIVTGANSGIGLETARSLATRGATVVLACRNKQKGEAALASLRSATNNNALHLMLVDLADMDSIRKMAAAFKQRFQQLDLLVNNAGAFMPARQTSVDGYELTFATNHLAYFLLTHLLLDLLIATPESRVVNVSSDAHRGGAVHFDDLQLKKGYGGYKAYAQSKLANILFSNELARRLDTANPTVNSLHPGVVATNFGSGKSGFFSFFFRIFSPFFLSPKAGAQTSIYLATSPEVMGVTGKYFDRSKPRTPSAAARDADAAKRLYEITAQLTGVIPIDDIQTSSG; encoded by the coding sequence ATGACTGGAAAAATCTGTATCGTAACAGGCGCCAACTCAGGGATTGGCCTCGAAACGGCACGTAGTCTAGCCACGCGTGGCGCCACCGTTGTACTCGCTTGCAGAAACAAGCAAAAAGGCGAGGCAGCCCTTGCATCACTGCGATCGGCAACCAACAACAATGCGTTGCATCTCATGCTTGTCGATCTGGCAGACATGGATTCAATCCGGAAGATGGCTGCTGCCTTCAAACAGCGGTTTCAGCAATTGGACTTGCTGGTCAACAACGCCGGCGCTTTTATGCCCGCACGCCAGACCTCCGTTGATGGGTATGAACTAACGTTTGCAACCAACCATCTCGCCTATTTCCTGCTCACGCATTTGTTATTGGATCTGCTCATTGCGACGCCAGAATCGCGTGTTGTCAATGTAAGTTCAGATGCGCACCGTGGTGGAGCCGTACATTTTGACGACCTGCAATTGAAAAAGGGATACGGCGGCTACAAAGCGTACGCACAATCCAAGTTGGCCAACATTCTTTTTTCAAACGAACTGGCGCGCCGGCTGGACACAGCAAATCCAACGGTGAACAGCCTGCATCCTGGTGTGGTTGCAACCAACTTTGGCAGCGGCAAGTCAGGTTTTTTCAGTTTCTTTTTCAGGATTTTCAGCCCGTTCTTTTTGTCACCCAAAGCCGGCGCCCAAACTTCGATTTACCTGGCAACTTCCCCCGAAGTAATGGGTGTTACGGGCAAGTACTTTGACCGTAGCAAACCGCGTACGCCATCTGCCGCAGCCCGCGATGCAGATGCAGCCAAACGCCTCTAC
- a CDS encoding fatty acid desaturase family protein yields the protein MKNTASHHHHHAPLARHEQLNKATIRQLSQLKPWRSTAHLFLEYVFIFVAILLVNQYRNPILYILTVMWIGARQHAMAIMLHEASHYRIVKNKKLNDLMGEVLLAFPLFVTVHSYRLSHMAHHRHTNTSFDPDWVSKETPEWEFPKTRNELFFILAKILMGMNAFWMVKLIVSGGRSAKADTSSVSKEKKASRLFVAGRISYYVALVAVLSYFGLWLQFFLFWIVPLFTWLQVILRIRSIAEHFGLDYDHTFTNARTTYPSLFDRIFLVSKNVWFHLDHHLYPSVPFYNLPALHEELQKIPSFRDKAHITQSYYGVLMECTSEPMLKAHHEHEAALSPS from the coding sequence GTGAAAAACACAGCATCACATCACCATCATCATGCACCGCTTGCTCGGCATGAACAGCTTAACAAGGCAACAATCCGTCAGCTCTCCCAGCTTAAGCCCTGGCGCTCTACAGCCCATCTATTCCTCGAGTATGTATTCATTTTTGTAGCCATACTCCTCGTCAACCAGTACAGAAATCCTATCCTCTACATTTTAACAGTGATGTGGATAGGCGCGCGCCAACATGCCATGGCCATTATGCTGCATGAGGCCTCACACTACCGCATTGTCAAAAACAAAAAACTGAACGATCTGATGGGCGAAGTCCTGCTGGCTTTTCCGCTCTTTGTAACCGTTCACTCGTACCGCCTTAGCCATATGGCCCATCACCGGCACACAAACACGTCTTTTGACCCTGACTGGGTGAGCAAAGAAACACCAGAGTGGGAATTCCCGAAAACCCGAAACGAACTGTTCTTTATCCTTGCAAAAATCCTGATGGGGATGAATGCATTCTGGATGGTAAAACTCATTGTATCAGGCGGGCGCTCTGCCAAAGCAGATACATCATCGGTATCAAAGGAAAAGAAAGCCTCGCGCTTGTTTGTTGCCGGCCGAATCAGCTATTACGTGGCCCTTGTAGCTGTGCTGAGCTACTTTGGCCTGTGGCTGCAATTCTTCCTTTTCTGGATTGTGCCCTTGTTCACCTGGTTACAGGTAATCCTCCGCATTCGCAGCATTGCGGAGCACTTTGGACTGGACTATGACCACACGTTTACCAATGCGCGAACCACCTATCCTTCGCTGTTTGACAGGATTTTTCTGGTGTCAAAAAATGTGTGGTTTCACCTCGACCATCACCTGTACCCAAGCGTGCCTTTTTACAACTTGCCGGCATTACACGAAGAACTACAGAAAATCCCATCTTTCAGGGACAAAGCACACATTACCCAGAGCTACTACGGTGTGCTCATGGAATGCACCAGCGAACCCATGCTCAAAGCACACCACGAACACGAAGCAGCATTATCTCCTTCGTAA
- a CDS encoding EamA family transporter yields MSARSTMMVLAFLAVYFIWGSTYLAIQIASETIPPLTMLGFRFGIAGVIMLVWLRLRGAASPTMTQWRSAFVVGALMLCLGTGSVALAMQYIPTGLTALLLTTVPLWMVLVDWLWKGAARPSAIFFGGFAIGLVGVFLLVDPETFTHGMDANVLAILGILGGAISWSLGSIQGRSCDMPKDPFMATAMQMTGGGVALLLAGIAIGEDPTISVALLSTRSIAAWLYLLVFGSFIAFSAYIWLMRNTSPARVSTYAYVNPVVAMYLGWAFAGEEITTRILLASMLLISAVVIVIRFGPGKKTARKPFVAKRRFQIKETS; encoded by the coding sequence ATGTCCGCCAGATCAACCATGATGGTACTTGCATTTCTGGCTGTATATTTTATTTGGGGTTCAACTTATCTGGCAATCCAGATCGCGAGTGAGACGATTCCTCCGTTGACAATGCTTGGTTTCCGCTTTGGGATTGCTGGTGTGATTATGCTGGTCTGGTTGCGTCTGCGTGGGGCAGCTTCTCCTACGATGACGCAATGGCGTTCTGCATTTGTCGTGGGCGCACTCATGTTATGCCTGGGCACTGGTAGCGTGGCCCTTGCCATGCAGTACATTCCGACAGGATTGACAGCGCTGCTTCTTACCACGGTGCCGCTCTGGATGGTATTGGTGGACTGGTTGTGGAAAGGCGCTGCGCGTCCTTCAGCGATTTTCTTTGGAGGATTTGCAATCGGATTGGTTGGGGTGTTTCTGCTTGTTGACCCTGAGACGTTTACGCACGGTATGGATGCAAATGTGCTGGCGATTTTGGGGATTCTTGGCGGTGCCATTAGCTGGAGTTTGGGCTCGATTCAGGGCCGTTCTTGCGACATGCCTAAAGATCCGTTTATGGCTACCGCTATGCAGATGACAGGAGGCGGTGTAGCTTTGCTTTTGGCCGGCATCGCGATTGGCGAAGATCCCACAATTTCTGTTGCGCTACTTTCTACACGTTCAATTGCAGCATGGCTCTACCTACTCGTATTTGGTTCATTCATCGCATTTAGCGCTTACATCTGGCTGATGCGTAATACCTCGCCGGCGCGCGTTTCAACCTATGCATACGTCAATCCGGTTGTGGCGATGTACCTGGGGTGGGCTTTTGCCGGTGAAGAAATTACAACCCGCATTCTGCTTGCGTCCATGCTGCTCATTTCTGCAGTGGTTATTGTCATCCGCTTTGGACCCGGGAAGAAAACAGCCCGAAAACCTTTTGTAGCCAAACGCCGATTTCAGATAAAAGAGACCAGTTGA
- a CDS encoding LysR family transcriptional regulator: MLNDLPIDQLRSLVTISETSSFTLAAEKLYRTQPALSLQIKKLEERVGTPLLARNGRSIGVTEAGKVLVDYAHKILDLSEEAVARLSVTETEGIVSIGVLEEVTIGPLVQLLTKFGRLCTKVRIELNVSTSFQLAQDIKANTLCLAVANNSYAHGHTIPLWQENYLWAHNPIHDLLSQDSIPLVIDTESPCILQDKGIKDIEAQYTKWHVAFSSISLSAMQAAVRAGLGVGFLPESAMTPDIIPIDLDQVPTSRPTTIALYRSTEAKSDAVNTLADFLIAHLQTAPFLTQLHMV, from the coding sequence ATGTTAAACGATTTACCCATAGATCAACTCCGCAGCCTGGTGACGATATCAGAAACCAGCAGCTTTACGCTGGCTGCAGAGAAACTGTACCGCACCCAGCCGGCGCTCAGTCTGCAGATCAAAAAACTTGAGGAACGCGTCGGCACACCGCTGCTTGCACGCAATGGCAGATCGATCGGCGTAACAGAGGCCGGCAAGGTGCTGGTCGACTATGCCCACAAAATCCTGGACCTCAGTGAGGAGGCAGTGGCCCGCCTTTCGGTTACAGAAACTGAGGGCATTGTCAGCATTGGCGTGCTGGAGGAGGTGACCATTGGCCCGCTCGTCCAGTTACTGACAAAATTTGGCCGGCTGTGCACCAAAGTGCGGATCGAACTGAACGTGTCAACCAGTTTTCAGTTGGCCCAGGATATCAAAGCCAATACCCTGTGTCTCGCCGTAGCCAACAACAGCTATGCACACGGCCACACCATCCCGCTTTGGCAAGAAAACTATTTATGGGCCCACAACCCTATCCACGACTTGCTGTCACAAGACTCCATCCCGCTGGTCATTGACACAGAATCTCCCTGCATATTACAAGACAAAGGCATCAAAGACATTGAGGCGCAGTACACTAAGTGGCATGTTGCGTTCAGTAGTATTAGCCTTTCAGCCATGCAGGCTGCAGTTCGGGCAGGACTTGGCGTTGGGTTCTTGCCTGAAAGTGCAATGACGCCAGATATCATTCCGATTGACCTGGACCAGGTGCCAACATCCCGGCCAACAACAATTGCGTTGTACCGGAGCACAGAGGCAAAGTCTGATGCAGTAAATACGCTTGCAGATTTCCTCATAGCGCACTTACAAACGGCCCCCTTCCTGACACAACTGCACATGGTATGA
- the rpe gene encoding ribulose-phosphate 3-epimerase has product MVKLAPSILSADFGRLEAHAREALEAGADWLHVDVMDGHFVPNITIGPLIVDALKPLSQETGAPLDVHLMIEQPELYVKAFADAGAHRLTVHVEACTHLHRTIQQIRECGINAGVTLNPATPLSAIEEILPYVDLVLIMTVNPGFGGQQYIPTSTNKIKRLKRQLNDKGLSPFLQVDGGIKTSNVAEVVAAGADVIVAGSAIFGGTQSVAENVAAFRDALMLRA; this is encoded by the coding sequence ATGGTAAAACTGGCTCCTTCTATTCTTTCGGCAGATTTTGGCCGTCTCGAAGCACACGCACGCGAAGCCCTGGAGGCTGGCGCAGACTGGCTTCATGTGGATGTAATGGATGGCCACTTCGTCCCAAACATTACCATAGGCCCGCTCATCGTGGATGCACTGAAGCCGCTGTCCCAGGAAACAGGTGCGCCACTCGATGTTCACCTGATGATTGAGCAACCTGAGTTGTACGTCAAAGCTTTTGCCGACGCCGGCGCGCACCGGCTTACCGTACACGTGGAAGCCTGCACACACCTGCACCGTACAATCCAGCAAATCCGGGAATGTGGCATAAATGCCGGCGTGACGCTCAATCCTGCTACGCCACTGAGCGCGATCGAAGAAATTCTGCCTTATGTAGATCTTGTGCTGATAATGACTGTGAATCCGGGGTTTGGTGGACAACAATACATCCCGACCAGCACCAACAAAATCAAGCGACTGAAACGCCAGCTGAATGACAAGGGCCTCTCGCCCTTTTTGCAGGTTGATGGAGGAATCAAAACCTCCAACGTAGCAGAAGTGGTAGCAGCCGGCGCGGATGTCATTGTCGCAGGTAGTGCAATTTTTGGTGGCACACAATCCGTTGCAGAAAACGTCGCTGCCTTTCGAGATGCCCTCATGCTGCGCGCCTGA